The proteins below come from a single Zhouia spongiae genomic window:
- a CDS encoding phytoene desaturase family protein, with protein sequence MNKKIAIIGSGFSSLAASCYLAKAGYNVSVFEKNAHLGGRARQLKKEGFTFDMGPTWYWMPDVFERFFGDFGKKPSDYYSLDKLDPAYQVYFNKYESISIGNTLEKICEAFERQEKGSAGKLKKFIKRAEENYKVAITDLVYNPGVSPLELITPETIKNIGQFFNTIKSMVRKEFKNKQLIQILEFPVLFLGAKPSATPGFYNFMNYADFGLGTWHPEKGMYSVIEAMVNLAVSLGVEIHLNKKVTSIHVKDQVAGGLFFDKDFTAADIILSGADYHHTETLLRKEHRGYSEGFWQKKTFAPSSLLFYVGFNKKLKNIAHHTLFFDVDFDLHAKAIYDDPKWPENPLFYASFPSVTDNSFAPEGKESGTFLVPLAPGLNDTDELRAYYFEIIMSRFESVTGQNVKNDILFKESFCVNDFIKDYNSYKGNAYGLANTLTQTAFLRPKLKSKKIKNLYFTGQLTVPGPGVPPSLISGKLAADLINKHHK encoded by the coding sequence ATGAATAAAAAAATTGCAATTATAGGCTCTGGATTTTCCTCTTTGGCTGCATCCTGTTATCTAGCCAAAGCAGGGTATAATGTTTCTGTTTTTGAGAAGAATGCTCATTTAGGGGGAAGAGCAAGACAATTAAAAAAAGAAGGATTCACCTTCGATATGGGACCTACATGGTATTGGATGCCTGATGTATTCGAACGTTTTTTTGGTGATTTTGGTAAAAAACCTTCCGATTATTATTCACTCGATAAACTTGACCCTGCATACCAGGTTTATTTTAACAAGTATGAATCCATCAGCATCGGAAATACGCTGGAGAAAATATGTGAAGCTTTTGAGCGACAAGAAAAAGGAAGTGCCGGGAAATTAAAAAAGTTCATCAAACGGGCTGAAGAAAACTACAAAGTGGCCATCACAGACCTTGTCTACAACCCCGGAGTATCTCCACTCGAACTCATAACTCCTGAAACAATAAAAAATATCGGCCAGTTTTTCAATACCATTAAATCAATGGTAAGGAAAGAATTTAAAAACAAACAGCTAATACAGATTCTGGAATTCCCTGTATTATTTCTGGGCGCCAAACCATCGGCCACACCCGGTTTCTATAATTTTATGAATTACGCTGATTTCGGACTTGGCACCTGGCATCCGGAAAAAGGCATGTACAGTGTCATTGAAGCCATGGTAAATTTGGCCGTATCATTGGGTGTCGAAATACATCTGAATAAAAAAGTAACTTCAATCCATGTAAAGGATCAGGTAGCCGGGGGACTTTTCTTTGATAAAGATTTTACAGCAGCCGATATCATCTTAAGCGGAGCAGATTACCATCATACAGAAACACTCCTCCGAAAAGAACACAGAGGGTACTCAGAAGGTTTTTGGCAAAAAAAGACCTTTGCTCCTTCATCTTTGTTATTCTATGTAGGATTTAACAAAAAGCTGAAAAACATTGCCCATCACACACTCTTTTTTGATGTAGACTTCGATCTGCATGCCAAAGCTATATACGATGATCCCAAATGGCCCGAAAATCCATTGTTCTATGCCAGCTTCCCTTCGGTGACAGACAATAGCTTTGCCCCCGAAGGCAAAGAATCGGGTACTTTTCTGGTTCCCCTTGCCCCGGGTTTAAACGATACCGACGAATTAAGAGCATATTATTTTGAAATTATAATGTCCCGTTTTGAAAGTGTAACCGGGCAAAATGTAAAAAACGACATCCTGTTCAAAGAATCATTCTGTGTTAATGATTTTATTAAAGATTACAATTCATACAAGGGCAATGCCTATGGACTGGCAAATACGCTGACACAAACCGCTTTTCTCAGACCTAAACTAAAAAGCAAAAAAATAAAGAACTTATATTTTACAGGACAATTAACAGTTCCCGGGCCGGGAGTACCTCCTTCGCTCATTTCAGGGAAACTGGCGGCAGATCTCATAAACAAACATCATAAATAA
- a CDS encoding sterol desaturase family protein, protein MHTLIWIGVFLATFCIMEFMAWFTHKYIMHGFLWSLHKDHHKKDHDSWFERNDSFFLFYAAISIILFYLWSYKGLWIGLPIGLGIFCYGLAYFLVHDIFIHQRFKIFKKASNRYTKAIRRAHKTHHKHINKEDGECFGMLWVPFKYYKEAK, encoded by the coding sequence ATGCATACACTTATTTGGATCGGAGTGTTTTTAGCCACTTTTTGTATCATGGAATTCATGGCCTGGTTTACACACAAATATATCATGCATGGTTTCCTATGGTCGCTGCATAAGGATCATCATAAAAAAGACCACGATTCATGGTTTGAACGCAACGACTCTTTTTTTCTTTTTTATGCAGCCATCAGTATCATTTTATTTTACTTATGGAGCTACAAAGGGTTATGGATAGGACTCCCCATCGGACTGGGTATTTTCTGCTACGGATTAGCCTACTTTCTGGTACACGATATATTCATACATCAACGATTTAAAATTTTCAAAAAAGCCAGCAACAGATACACTAAAGCTATTCGGAGAGCTCATAAAACACACCATAAACACATTAATAAAGAAGACGGTGAATGTTTCGGAATGCTATGGGTTCCTTTTAAATACTATAAAGAAGCGAAATAG
- a CDS encoding phytoene/squalene synthase family protein — translation MKALFDTVSYACSKQVTQTYSTSFSLAVKMLAPSIRQDIYNIYGFVRFADEIVDSFHSYDKESLFNRFETDLNKALENRISLNPILNAFQHTVHKYNIGYKLIDAFMNSMRLDLTKQTYNHRQEYNAYIYGSADVVGLMCLKVFVKGNEDKYNRLKDAAQSLGSAFQKVNFLRDLKEDTEILNRSYFPEANNSFNNIVKNGIIEEIEVDFLKAYKGILLLPKEAKFGVYTAYRYYKKLLDKLKKAPVTQIQSGRIRVPNYQKFGLLAKSYVNYKLNLF, via the coding sequence ATGAAAGCCCTTTTTGATACCGTTTCATATGCATGTAGTAAACAGGTTACGCAAACATACAGCACCTCTTTCTCATTAGCCGTAAAAATGTTGGCCCCTTCTATCCGACAGGATATATACAATATTTATGGGTTTGTCAGGTTTGCCGATGAAATTGTAGATTCTTTCCATAGTTACGATAAAGAATCTCTATTCAATAGATTTGAAACCGATTTAAACAAAGCCCTCGAAAACAGAATAAGCCTAAATCCCATCCTGAATGCTTTTCAGCATACCGTACATAAATACAATATCGGTTATAAACTCATCGATGCATTTATGAACAGTATGCGCTTAGACCTGACAAAGCAGACATATAATCATCGACAAGAATACAACGCCTACATATACGGATCGGCAGATGTAGTCGGACTGATGTGCTTAAAAGTATTTGTAAAAGGGAATGAAGATAAATACAACCGACTTAAAGATGCAGCTCAATCCCTGGGTTCCGCTTTTCAAAAAGTAAACTTCCTGAGAGACTTAAAGGAAGACACTGAAATACTAAACCGCTCATACTTTCCAGAAGCCAATAACTCTTTTAACAATATTGTAAAAAACGGGATCATAGAAGAGATCGAAGTCGATTTTTTAAAAGCCTACAAAGGGATATTACTGCTTCCAAAAGAAGCTAAGTTTGGGGTATACACCGCTTATCGATATTATAAAAAGCTACTCGACAAATTAAAAAAAGCTCCGGTTACTCAAATTCAATCCGGAAGGATCCGGGTTCCTAACTATCAAAAATTTGGCTTATTAGCCAAATCTTATGTAAATTATAAACTGAACCTTTTCTAA
- a CDS encoding glucose-1-phosphate adenylyltransferase: MFNEKVLSVILGGGQGTRLYPLTGSRSKPAVPIAGKYRLVDIPISNCINSNIKRMYVLTQFNSASLNRHIKNTYHFSFFSSAFVDILAAEQTPDNKTWYQGTADAVRQGMHHFLKNEFDYFLILSGDQLYHMDYNLMVKQHIDTGADITIGTVPVNAKEAPGFGIMKTDATNNITSFIEKPNSGLLPEWTSPTGAEMEAEGRHYLGSMGIYVFNRQLLVDLMADKSTVDFGKEIIPQAIGKRKVCSYQFEGYWTDIGNIESFFEANIGLTDDLPKFNLYDVAQRVYTRARILPTSKISGTSLVKSVVAEGCIIKADKIESSVIGIRSRIGKGSVITKTYMMGTDFYESLEEIEKRNISILAGIGENCKITNTIIEKNCRIGDNVTINGGEHLEDQETESYVVKEGIVVLKKEAVIPHGTVIG, translated from the coding sequence ATGTTCAACGAAAAAGTATTATCCGTTATTTTAGGAGGTGGTCAGGGAACCAGGCTTTATCCGCTAACTGGGAGTAGATCTAAACCGGCTGTGCCAATAGCAGGTAAATACCGTTTGGTGGATATCCCTATTTCAAACTGTATTAATTCAAACATCAAAAGGATGTATGTGTTAACTCAGTTTAATTCAGCATCGTTGAACAGGCACATAAAAAACACATATCATTTTAGTTTTTTCAGCTCTGCGTTTGTAGATATTTTAGCTGCTGAGCAGACCCCGGATAATAAAACCTGGTATCAGGGTACTGCTGATGCGGTAAGACAGGGAATGCATCATTTTCTTAAAAATGAGTTTGATTATTTTTTGATATTATCAGGCGATCAGTTGTATCATATGGACTATAATTTAATGGTGAAGCAGCATATAGATACAGGAGCGGATATTACTATCGGGACAGTTCCGGTTAATGCTAAAGAAGCTCCGGGCTTTGGAATAATGAAGACGGATGCCACTAATAATATCACTTCCTTTATTGAAAAACCCAATTCCGGATTATTGCCTGAATGGACATCCCCTACGGGAGCCGAAATGGAAGCGGAAGGGAGGCATTATCTGGGATCGATGGGGATCTATGTTTTCAACAGGCAATTGCTGGTCGATTTGATGGCGGATAAGTCTACAGTTGATTTCGGTAAAGAAATAATTCCTCAGGCAATCGGAAAGCGCAAGGTATGTAGTTACCAGTTTGAAGGGTATTGGACCGATATAGGGAACATTGAATCTTTTTTTGAAGCCAATATAGGACTGACCGACGACCTTCCAAAATTTAATTTGTATGATGTAGCACAAAGGGTTTATACCAGGGCCAGAATTCTTCCGACCTCAAAGATTTCAGGAACGAGTCTTGTTAAATCGGTAGTCGCCGAAGGATGCATTATCAAAGCGGACAAAATTGAATCGTCGGTAATAGGAATAAGGTCGAGGATCGGGAAAGGATCTGTAATTACAAAGACCTATATGATGGGAACCGATTTTTATGAGTCTTTAGAAGAAATAGAAAAGAGGAACATCTCCATTTTAGCAGGGATAGGCGAAAATTGTAAAATAACGAACACGATCATTGAAAAGAACTGTAGGATCGGAGATAATGTTACTATCAACGGGGGGGAACATTTGGAAGACCAGGAGACAGAATCATATGTAGTAAAAGAGGGGATCGTAGTTCTTAAAAAAGAAGCTGTCATTCCTCATGGCACAGTAATAGGATAA
- a CDS encoding TlpA family protein disulfide reductase: protein MKLKKGQVSNLVFLVVIVVILFTPVGTAVKVWVNRFIAFSPGIIDADDRKLLTDYNWRLEDAVTGDIENLEQMKGEVVLVNLWATWCPPCIAEMPSMQALYDSYGDKVNFLFVTSDKKASVENFMSEHKYTFPVYYERSSIPAELFSRSIPATYLIDKEGRIVIDKTGAADWNSQQVRDQLDFLLKQ, encoded by the coding sequence ATGAAGTTAAAGAAGGGACAGGTTTCGAACCTGGTATTTTTGGTTGTTATAGTTGTAATATTGTTTACACCTGTGGGTACTGCTGTTAAAGTGTGGGTGAATCGTTTCATAGCATTTAGTCCGGGTATTATAGATGCAGATGACAGAAAATTACTTACCGATTACAACTGGAGGCTGGAGGATGCGGTGACCGGCGATATTGAAAATCTCGAACAAATGAAAGGAGAAGTTGTTTTGGTGAATCTCTGGGCAACCTGGTGTCCGCCCTGTATAGCCGAAATGCCCAGCATGCAGGCTCTCTATGATTCGTATGGCGATAAGGTGAACTTTTTGTTTGTTACCAGTGATAAGAAAGCATCCGTAGAAAATTTTATGTCAGAGCATAAATATACGTTTCCCGTATATTATGAACGTTCTTCGATACCGGCCGAATTATTTTCGAGATCAATACCTGCAACCTATTTGATCGATAAGGAAGGCAGGATCGTGATCGATAAAACCGGTGCTGCTGATTGGAATAGTCAGCAGGTCAGAGATCAATTAGATTTTTTACTGAAGCAGTGA
- a CDS encoding lycopene cyclase domain-containing protein: MKSLYLIVDLASVSVPFIFSFHPKIKFFKKFKPLLTGILLTLLVFIPWDVYFTKSGYWGFNPDYLTGPELIGLPIEEWLFFICIPFACIFTHFCLTKFYPSVKLGIKTTRYISFLIILISMILCLIYFNRSYTIVNYSYAVLLIGFTLIKYPEILQQFYLTFLVILIPFFIVNGLLTGSMIETPIVWYDNAENMGIRMFTIPVEDSMYAFTMLLTCYLPVHCFSKKSN, from the coding sequence ATGAAAAGTTTATATCTGATTGTCGATCTGGCATCGGTTTCCGTGCCGTTTATTTTTAGCTTCCATCCGAAAATCAAATTCTTTAAAAAATTCAAGCCGCTTCTAACCGGAATCCTGCTAACCTTATTAGTCTTTATTCCGTGGGATGTTTATTTCACAAAATCAGGGTACTGGGGCTTTAATCCGGATTATTTAACCGGTCCTGAATTAATAGGGCTTCCTATAGAAGAATGGCTGTTTTTTATCTGTATACCATTTGCCTGTATCTTCACACATTTTTGCCTGACTAAATTCTACCCATCAGTTAAACTGGGTATAAAAACAACCAGATACATCTCTTTCCTGATCATATTAATATCCATGATCTTATGCCTTATCTATTTTAACCGCTCATACACAATAGTAAACTACAGTTATGCCGTTCTACTTATTGGCTTTACGCTTATAAAATATCCTGAAATACTCCAACAATTCTATCTTACCTTTTTAGTGATCCTGATCCCGTTTTTTATTGTAAACGGATTGTTAACCGGAAGTATGATTGAAACGCCTATAGTCTGGTATGACAATGCTGAGAATATGGGAATCAGGATGTTTACCATCCCGGTAGAAGACAGTATGTATGCATTTACCATGCTACTCACCTGCTATCTCCCTGTTCACTGCTTCAGTAAAAAATCTAATTGA
- a CDS encoding MerR family transcriptional regulator, giving the protein MNGTKQTFSIKDLENLSGIKAHTIRIWEKRYKLLSPKRTGTNIRYYTLESLQKLLNVSFLYNNGYKISKIADINEEKIPVLVKEILNNDRSANDYMNKFKLAMINFDQSLFYHAYNSLLNQKSFREIFNDIFIPLLNEIGLLWQTNTITPAQEHFISNLIKHKILVNTEKLYQEQPANDQIFVLYLPENEIHEIGLLYLNYELNLHGYKSIYLGQTVPLESLKDITDSYSEVTFISYFTVEPKAEKLNEYLKRFNKILENKPELWLLGKQILNINQSKLPVNIKTYKTIKDLLSIL; this is encoded by the coding sequence ATGAACGGTACTAAACAAACTTTCAGCATCAAAGACCTTGAAAACCTTTCCGGTATTAAGGCTCATACCATTCGTATTTGGGAAAAAAGATATAAGCTATTATCTCCTAAACGCACCGGAACCAATATCAGGTACTACACTTTGGAAAGCCTGCAAAAACTACTTAACGTATCTTTTTTATATAACAACGGGTATAAAATCTCCAAAATTGCCGATATCAATGAAGAAAAAATACCTGTCCTGGTTAAGGAGATCCTCAACAATGACAGATCGGCAAATGACTATATGAATAAATTTAAACTGGCCATGATCAATTTCGACCAGTCTCTTTTTTATCATGCCTATAACAGTCTACTCAACCAAAAAAGCTTTAGAGAGATCTTTAACGACATTTTCATCCCTCTTCTGAATGAAATCGGCCTGTTATGGCAAACCAATACAATAACACCTGCTCAGGAGCATTTTATATCGAACCTTATTAAACATAAAATCCTGGTCAATACTGAAAAGCTTTATCAGGAGCAACCGGCGAACGATCAAATCTTTGTCCTTTATCTGCCTGAGAATGAGATCCACGAAATCGGGTTGTTATATCTTAATTACGAACTGAATTTACACGGGTATAAATCTATCTATCTCGGGCAAACGGTACCTCTTGAAAGCCTGAAAGACATTACCGACAGCTATAGCGAAGTTACTTTTATATCTTATTTTACCGTTGAACCCAAAGCCGAAAAGCTAAATGAATACCTCAAAAGGTTTAATAAAATACTCGAAAACAAACCGGAACTATGGTTGCTGGGAAAGCAAATCCTGAACATCAATCAAAGTAAATTGCCAGTTAACATCAAAACCTATAAAACTATCAAAGACCTGTTGTCCATACTATAA
- a CDS encoding glycogen synthase, with product MNVIHVSAECYPVAKVGGLADVVGALPKYQKELGVDAKVVMPFYSNKFTSEHKFESVYKDVLSMGGQVYDYEIFKLKRNFLGFEVLFIDIPVLLYRDYVYSYDDTDRFLAFQIAFMDWMLTFSERPSVIHCHDHHTGLIPFMAQESYKYKKLNKIPIVLTIHNAQYQGWFSHDKVGHIPSFDFSKVGLLDWNGQINPLAAGIKCAWKVTTVSPSYMEELQRSANGLESLLSHEHQKCMGILNGIDTEVWNPETDEFIVKNYVSRIVQSGKKDNKRWLCREFGLNISKPLFAFIGRLVGEKGADLLPEVIDAVLPENNCNFLILGSGHQETEDRLNALKEKYDGSYNAFIGYDEKLSHIIYAGADFLLMPSRVEPCGLNQMYSLRYGTIPIVRSIGGLKDTVIDIDDGGFGFCHDRVSLPEITDVIARAVRFYNEQPMVYKKNRKQLMRIDHSWDMSARQYLDLYNSLNPE from the coding sequence ATGAATGTTATACATGTAAGTGCAGAATGCTATCCTGTAGCTAAAGTTGGTGGTCTTGCAGATGTGGTAGGAGCCTTGCCAAAATATCAGAAAGAGCTTGGGGTCGATGCTAAAGTGGTGATGCCGTTTTATAGCAATAAATTTACCTCTGAGCACAAATTCGAATCTGTTTACAAGGATGTATTATCGATGGGAGGTCAGGTGTATGATTATGAGATATTCAAATTAAAAAGAAACTTCCTGGGCTTTGAAGTCCTTTTCATAGATATCCCGGTATTGTTGTATAGAGACTATGTGTATTCTTATGATGATACAGACCGCTTTTTGGCTTTTCAAATAGCATTTATGGACTGGATGCTAACATTCAGTGAAAGGCCGTCAGTTATTCATTGCCATGATCATCACACAGGATTGATCCCTTTTATGGCACAGGAAAGTTATAAGTACAAGAAACTGAATAAGATTCCCATAGTGTTAACGATCCATAATGCCCAGTACCAGGGTTGGTTCTCTCATGATAAAGTAGGTCATATTCCTTCTTTTGATTTTTCAAAAGTTGGGTTATTGGATTGGAATGGACAAATAAATCCTTTGGCGGCCGGTATTAAGTGTGCATGGAAGGTAACAACGGTATCGCCGAGCTATATGGAAGAATTGCAGCGTTCGGCCAATGGCCTGGAAAGCCTCCTCAGCCATGAACATCAAAAATGTATGGGAATATTAAACGGGATCGATACGGAGGTATGGAACCCTGAAACAGATGAATTCATCGTTAAGAATTATGTGTCGAGAATAGTACAATCAGGAAAAAAGGATAATAAAAGATGGCTTTGCAGGGAATTCGGGCTGAATATTTCAAAGCCGTTATTTGCTTTTATAGGAAGACTGGTAGGTGAAAAGGGAGCTGATCTCTTGCCTGAGGTTATTGATGCTGTATTGCCTGAAAATAATTGTAATTTTCTTATTTTAGGATCCGGGCATCAGGAAACAGAAGACAGGTTGAATGCTCTGAAGGAAAAGTATGATGGAAGTTACAATGCTTTTATTGGTTACGATGAAAAGTTGTCTCATATCATTTATGCAGGTGCAGATTTCCTTTTGATGCCGTCGCGGGTAGAGCCCTGTGGCCTGAACCAGATGTATTCACTCCGGTATGGTACTATTCCGATAGTAAGAAGCATAGGAGGGTTAAAGGATACGGTAATCGATATAGATGATGGAGGTTTTGGTTTTTGTCACGATCGGGTGTCCTTGCCTGAAATCACTGATGTTATTGCACGTGCTGTGAGATTTTATAATGAGCAGCCGATGGTATATAAAAAGAACAGGAAGCAGCTTATGCGGATTGACCATTCGTGGGATATGTCTGCCAGGCAATACCTCGATTTGTATAATTCACTAAATCCAGAATAA